A stretch of DNA from Verrucomicrobiia bacterium:
GCATTTGCCGATCCGGCACATGACCGCCTGGGTGTTCCTTGGGGCGAAGGGGGTTTGGGGTTTGTGCAGCGGATCTGGAGCCGGTGTCCCCCCGTGTCCCCCCCCAGTTCGTTCTCCCAGCTTCAGCTGGCCACTGCCGCGCCCAAACTCCCTGCTCCATTCCCCCAATCACTCCCCGCGCGGCACCTGGATGGTGTGCTCGCCGGGTTCGCCAGGCTCGTCCCCGGAAGCACCGGAAGGAGGTCCGGACGTCGGCTGGCTTTCGATCAACTCCCAAATCCGTCGCAGGGTCTCCTGGCTGATCCGCACTTCGCGGATGCCATCGGACACCCGGGCCCCGGGCGCCGCCTCGGCACCAGGGATCGGAACCTCCGCGGGTGCCGTCGCGCCTGCCGGAGCGGGCACCAACGGCAGCGACCCCGGTGCCACAATGAAGGTCATGTTGGGCGCCACGGACACGAAAGGAGGAGGGGGTGGGGGCGGTGGGGGAGGCGGGTCCGCCGGGCGAAGCGCCTCAGGCAGCCGGGCCAGTCCGTCCCGCACCGCGTCCCGCATCCCCTCGATCCCGTCCTGAAACCCCGCCAACTGCCGCACCACCCGGCTCACCGGGTCGCCGTCCGCATCGGACCCGAACCGCAATTGCCGCCGGAAGGTCTCACCAATGGCGCGCCACCGCTCCGCCTCCGCGGCGGTCAGCGCTCCGGTCAGTTCCCGCAGCTTGAGCAGATTCGCCTCCGCGTCCCGGGTGAGGGTCTGCGACTCGTTGCGGTAATGCTCCTGCAGGAGGGCTTCGACCTCGGCCTCGGTCATCACCGCGGCCACCCGTTCGGCCAGGCGGTTCATGTTCCGGTACGACCCCTGCAACCGGAACGCGGGCTCGGTGCGGTACATGTCCTGCATCGCCGCCGAACGGATGTACTCCTCGTTCACCCGCAAGACCACGTCCCGAATCCGGAAGAGGCGGCGCGCCACGGCAATCGCGTCGTTCAACTCGTCCGGCGAATGGTCCGCCTCGAAGTCCACCCCGTCACGGGTCGCGCCCGAGGCCAGCGCCAGCACTGCCAGCACGTCCCGGCGGCTCCGGGCGGCGATCCGTCCGAGCGCCGGGTTCGATGTGGCCGCGTTCTCGAGGTAACTGTCGTGGAACGCCGCCGCGTGCGCCCCCACGATGTCGCCCAGATTGTAGGTGTCGGCCCGGTTGGCCAGCATGTCCGGAATCTCGAACCGGTCCCCGCTCTCGGTATAGGGATTGCCGGCCATCACCACCACGACCTTCCGCCCGCGCAGATCGTAGGTGCGGGCCCGCCCCCGGAAGACGCCCTCGATCTTGCGCTGGGCATCGCAGAGCGAGATGAACTTCTGCAGGAACTCGGGACTGAGATGCTGGATGTCGTCGAGATAGAGCATCACGTTGTCGCCCATCTCCAGCGCAAGGTTCAGCTTCTCGAGTTCCTCGCGGGCGGCCGAGCCCGAGGCCTCGGCAGGGTCGAGCGTGACCACCCGGTGCCCGATGGCCGGCCCGTTGATCTTCATGAAGACCAGCCCGAGCCGGTTGGCCAGATACTCGATGAGCGTCGTCTTCCCGTACCCGGGCGGCGACACCACCAGCAGCAGCCCGCTCCGGTCGGTGCGCTTGGCGTCGCCGGCCACGCCGATCTGCTTGGCCAGGTTGTCCCCGATGAGCGGCAGGTACACCGAGTCGATCAGCCGGTTCCGCACGAACGAACCCATCACCCGCGGCCGGAACGATTCCAGCCGGAGCGCCTCCCGTTCCCGCTCGATCCAGGCCCTCTTCCGCGCCTGCAACCGACGGAACCGCGGCACCGCCTCCCCGGTGTGCTCCGTCAGGCGCCGCGTGAAATCCAGATAATCAAAGGTCGCCCGCCCTTCCGGCACGGTCGCATGCATCCCCGCCATCGGACCCAGCTCGCGCCGCAGGGTCACCTGCACCACCCCCGTCGCCACCGGGGTGTCCCGCAGCAGCAGCGCCGCCACCTCATCCACATGACCGCCCGATCCCGGCGCGCTTTCCCGCGCATGAGCCGCCACCCAGTCCCGGAACGCCCGGTACCGCGCCCCCAAATCCTCCGCCAGTTCCTGTCGTGCCCGGTCGAGACCGGAGCGGTACCCATGCAACTGCAGGTGCTGGCCGAACGACCGGAACAGCGCATCCGCCTCCCCGCTGACCACGAAAGGGCCCTCTTCCTGCAACTGCCGGAACAGGTACCCCGCCGCCTCCCGCGCCAGGGTCACCGGAAACAATCCGGTGTCCTCGCAGAACCGCGCCATCCCCCCCGCCAGCTCCCCGGCGTATCCCTCCTCCGCGTCGCGATCCGCCGCGAAGGCCCGGCGCAGTCCCGCCATCGAACGCGCCCGCGCCGCCCAGCGCCGCCCTGCCTCACTGTCCCGTTCCCCCTCCCACCACACCGCCGCCAGCGCCCGTGACGCCGGACTGTACCGCAGCAGGCCCGCCTGCGAATGCACCTCCACCAGGGCTTCGAGATACCGGGCCGCGTCCGGATCGTGCACGCCCTTCACATATCCCTCGTCGTGCCGCGGCGCCATGAACTGCTGGACCGCCTCGATCCGCTGCGCCTCGTTCCATCCCAGCGCCTCGTCAAGGCGCCCGCCTGATTCCAGTTCCCGAAACAGTCCCCAGGCCAGGTACTCCGCCCGGTACACTTGCGGCGTCTCCGACACCAGTTCCTGGTCCCAGACGTCGCGCAGCGCCTGGATTTCCGGATCGTCCACGGCCGCGAAATATCCCGTCCCCGTGAGGTGCGCGAACATCCCCTCCCCCCGCCGCACCAGCGTGAGATCCAGCTCCTGCGTGTTCACCAGGAACCGGTGCCGCCCGAGTTGCATCGCCTCCGCCCCTCCCGCGAACAGCTCCTGCCGGTCCCGAAGCTGCCGCACCGCCTCTTCCCGCAATGCCTTCAACCGCCCGTCGATCTCCTCCGCCTTCGCGGTGTCCCGCAACCCCAGCAACTGCTCCACCAGTTCCCGCACCCGGTGCGTCATCGGGTCCGAGGCAAAGTACCCGTGGATCTCGGACACCGTCGCGAACTGCCGGACCCGGTGCTCGACGGCCCGGAGAATGCGCCCGGCCGCCTCCTGCAACGCGGCGGCCCGCCGGTTCCGGCCCTCGACCAGCTCGATCTTCCGGGTCTCAAAGGCGTTGCTCAACGCCGTCCGCTGCTCGGTCAGTTCGAGCACGAACTCGTCCGAATCCGCGAACCGCGCCTCCAGCTCCTCCACCTGCACCAGCAGCCGGTTCAGGTGCTCGTCGCATCGCTCCGGCGTGTCGCTCAGGTCCAGCGACTGCGCCATCGCCTGCTGCAGCAGCCGCTTCTGCGCCGAGAATTCCGCCGCCTCCTCCGCCCCCCGCAACGCGCGCATCCGCTGCCGCAAGGCCGCCCGCACGCGGTTCAATCCGGCATACAGCCCCGAGATCCGATCGACGATCGCCGTCGCCTGGGTCGCATCGTCGATCTTCAACTGTCCCATCACCTCGAGCAGCGTCTCCAACCCTCCGGCGATCCCCTGCACCTCGGCCTCGGTCTCCTTCGCCTCGCGCACCCGCCCGAGCTGCTCCACCGCCCCCGACAACGCCTCGATGCGTTCGGCATAGGGTCGCAACGCCTCCTCCCCGAGCAGGAACCCCACGGTCTCCCGCGCCAGTTCCTCCGCCCGCGTGGTGACCCGTTCCTCGAGGGCCGCCAACTGCCCGGTGTCGGCGTAGCGCAGTTCCCGGGCGGCAATCAAATCCCCGCGCAGCCCGCGCAGCCCGGCAAGCCCCTCGACAAAGTATTCGATCCGCGCCGCCGCCGTGGTGGCCAACCGCTCGAACAACGCGCCGGACTCCCGTTCCAGCCGCGCAACTTCCGCCGCAGTCGCGCGCCGGATCCGGACGACCTTCTCGAACTCGGCCAGCGCCGCCGAGGCCGTCTCCCGGATCTCCCCGACCACCGACCGCAGATCGAAGGTGTCCTCCCGCCCCAGCCAGAAGTAGGCGTCCGCCATGTCGCCCGACCGCTTCACCAGGTCGAGATACAGATCGGCGTAGGTGTCCCGGCGCCCGATCAGCGTCAACAGCTCCTGCCCCTCCGCCAGCGCCCTCACCAGTTCCGGGTTCCCGATCCGCTGGAGGAACGAGTCGCCCCGCACCGGCGGCTGCCAGTCCGACGCCGCGTAGGGCGTCTGCCAGATCTGCACGACGTGATGCTTCTGCGGCGCGGGGTCGGCGCGCAGAATGGCCATCTCCCCGTTCTCGAAGGTCGAGAACCCCTGGCAGACGGTCGGCGACTCGATGCGCTGGGCGATCGCGTTGTACGACATCAGCAGGTACCGCCCGCTCTCCCGCTGATGGAACACGTACAGGTGATCCTCCCCGTTGGGCGCCGCAATCCGCCGGTCGAAATGCATGTCGCTCAACCCGGTCTCGAACCCCTTGGACTCGCCGCTCTGCAGGTAGTACCCGCCCGGGAACACGATCCCCTGATCGTCCGGCAACAGCACGCAGGCATCCCCCAAGGCATCGATACGCCGCACCTCCTGCATCCTCCGGTTGAACACGAAATGACGCCACGCCCGCTCCTGGTACGGACGCACCTTGAGCAGCAGCAGGCTCCCCACCCGCGCATAGTGGAACTCCGCGTCGTCCAGGGTCTGGTCCGCGTTCTCCACGGGCTCCGAGTAGATCCCCTCGCCCGAGGCCGTGTTGTCCTCGACCTTGATGGTGAGATCGCCGCCCACGCACTCGACGAACAGCGTGTCCTCGATCGCGATGTGCGGATGCAGCCCCGCCCGGTGCAGTTCCCGATGCGTCCGGCGCCACTCGAATTCGTGCTGCGGCGGGTACCGGTACTCGTGGTCGGACCGGTTCCCCAGATACTCGAGCCGGCCGTCCGCGCACACCCACTTGAAGGTCTTGATGTCCGACAGGCTCTTCCCGACCCGGAACACCATGAACAGGTGCGGCCCGACCCGGGAGAACCGCTTGAACACCGATTCCTTGTAGTACTTGTAGAGGTCCCGGAACTGCCCCTCGAACTCCCCGACCCGGAGCGTGTCCAGCGGCAACTCGTGGAACTGCCGGTCCCGCAGCTCGTACAATCCGAACACATCCTCGAGCTGGATCTCCGTCCGCAGCCCGAATTGCACGTTGTACCCGAACAGGAACCGCCGGTTCCCGATGGGAAACATGTCCCGCGGCACACAGTTGTTCCGCGTGGTCAGCCGTTCGGTCGCCAGCAGCGTGGTCGGGATCGACCCGAACACCTCCTGCCGCGCGGCGTTCAATCCCTCCAGCCGACGGCGCAGCTCCGCCCCCTGCCCCTCCAGCCGCTGACGCAGGATCTCATACGTCCCCCGCTCGAGAACGTCCTGCCCGTCACTCCCAGCCGTTTGCTCGGTCGCCATCGCGCCTCAGCCCTCACACGTCCGGACCGCGACGACACCCCCGGGTGCGATCCCGGTCCGGCCGATCGCGGTCTTCTCCTCTCGCACCGCGCTCATGCCGGCTTGCCGGAGGTTGCACCGCCGGACGCCACCGGCCCGGAAGTGGCGGCGGCCGTCAGCGCCTCCCGCCAGTCGGTCGCCGGAAGTTCGGCGGTCCCCGCCCGTTCGACCCGCGCCAGCAGCCGGGTCAGCAAGCCGCGCACGGACGCATCCTCGGCCCCGGCGATCAGCCGTCCGAGCAGCGCCGCCACGCTCAGGTTCTTCAGGTCCTCGGTCCGGATCCCGAACCGGTCGATGAATCCCTGCACCTGCGTCCGGAAATACTCCGGGTCGCCGTTGAAGAAGGTCTCCTTCACGTCGGCCAGGGTGCGGCTGTGATCGACCCAGCGGTCGATGGCCTTGCCCCCGGTGATGGCGCTGGTCAACCGGTCGAAGAACTG
This window harbors:
- a CDS encoding DNA repair ATPase, whose protein sequence is MATEQTAGSDGQDVLERGTYEILRQRLEGQGAELRRRLEGLNAARQEVFGSIPTTLLATERLTTRNNCVPRDMFPIGNRRFLFGYNVQFGLRTEIQLEDVFGLYELRDRQFHELPLDTLRVGEFEGQFRDLYKYYKESVFKRFSRVGPHLFMVFRVGKSLSDIKTFKWVCADGRLEYLGNRSDHEYRYPPQHEFEWRRTHRELHRAGLHPHIAIEDTLFVECVGGDLTIKVEDNTASGEGIYSEPVENADQTLDDAEFHYARVGSLLLLKVRPYQERAWRHFVFNRRMQEVRRIDALGDACVLLPDDQGIVFPGGYYLQSGESKGFETGLSDMHFDRRIAAPNGEDHLYVFHQRESGRYLLMSYNAIAQRIESPTVCQGFSTFENGEMAILRADPAPQKHHVVQIWQTPYAASDWQPPVRGDSFLQRIGNPELVRALAEGQELLTLIGRRDTYADLYLDLVKRSGDMADAYFWLGREDTFDLRSVVGEIRETASAALAEFEKVVRIRRATAAEVARLERESGALFERLATTAAARIEYFVEGLAGLRGLRGDLIAARELRYADTGQLAALEERVTTRAEELARETVGFLLGEEALRPYAERIEALSGAVEQLGRVREAKETEAEVQGIAGGLETLLEVMGQLKIDDATQATAIVDRISGLYAGLNRVRAALRQRMRALRGAEEAAEFSAQKRLLQQAMAQSLDLSDTPERCDEHLNRLLVQVEELEARFADSDEFVLELTEQRTALSNAFETRKIELVEGRNRRAAALQEAAGRILRAVEHRVRQFATVSEIHGYFASDPMTHRVRELVEQLLGLRDTAKAEEIDGRLKALREEAVRQLRDRQELFAGGAEAMQLGRHRFLVNTQELDLTLVRRGEGMFAHLTGTGYFAAVDDPEIQALRDVWDQELVSETPQVYRAEYLAWGLFRELESGGRLDEALGWNEAQRIEAVQQFMAPRHDEGYVKGVHDPDAARYLEALVEVHSQAGLLRYSPASRALAAVWWEGERDSEAGRRWAARARSMAGLRRAFAADRDAEEGYAGELAGGMARFCEDTGLFPVTLAREAAGYLFRQLQEEGPFVVSGEADALFRSFGQHLQLHGYRSGLDRARQELAEDLGARYRAFRDWVAAHARESAPGSGGHVDEVAALLLRDTPVATGVVQVTLRRELGPMAGMHATVPEGRATFDYLDFTRRLTEHTGEAVPRFRRLQARKRAWIEREREALRLESFRPRVMGSFVRNRLIDSVYLPLIGDNLAKQIGVAGDAKRTDRSGLLLVVSPPGYGKTTLIEYLANRLGLVFMKINGPAIGHRVVTLDPAEASGSAAREELEKLNLALEMGDNVMLYLDDIQHLSPEFLQKFISLCDAQRKIEGVFRGRARTYDLRGRKVVVVMAGNPYTESGDRFEIPDMLANRADTYNLGDIVGAHAAAFHDSYLENAATSNPALGRIAARSRRDVLAVLALASGATRDGVDFEADHSPDELNDAIAVARRLFRIRDVVLRVNEEYIRSAAMQDMYRTEPAFRLQGSYRNMNRLAERVAAVMTEAEVEALLQEHYRNESQTLTRDAEANLLKLRELTGALTAAEAERWRAIGETFRRQLRFGSDADGDPVSRVVRQLAGFQDGIEGMRDAVRDGLARLPEALRPADPPPPPPPPPPPFVSVAPNMTFIVAPGSLPLVPAPAGATAPAEVPIPGAEAAPGARVSDGIREVRISQETLRRIWELIESQPTSGPPSGASGDEPGEPGEHTIQVPRGE